Genomic segment of Hippocampus zosterae strain Florida chromosome 12, ASM2543408v3, whole genome shotgun sequence:
CTAATTGGCTGGCCATGTGTCATCACGTTTACTGGATTCCAAATGATCCTTTGACGGATGAGTCACACGCTCCTTAGTTTCAGATAATTCTTAATATCAACTCAACTAATAATACGGCAATCCATTATTGATTAATTATTTTTCACTTGAGCAGGAGACAGGcttatgacttgacttgaatcaaTACCATAACTGAATCGTGGGTGTCTGTGTAGACGCCACAGTTTTGTCGTAATGTTTCTGGTTAAAATCTTACCAACACAGCGAGTTCCAAAGAGTTCTGTGTATCAGTCAACCTCGCAAAATCTGGAGATGGAATCCACTCCGTTCCTAGCATCCTGCGCACACAGAGAACTCCTGTGAGAAAACACTATTGGGCACGAAGTTACGGCGTCCActtcatatatataaaataattggaatattaaaaaaacattgcatatCAGATAGATTCACAATCTGTAATCCACGTTGCAGCCCGGAATATTAAAAAAGCAACGCGCGCAGCCACGCCTGCTGACCAAGGAGTAAACAGGCAGCAAGACGTGTAGAGCggaaaaagaaaacaccttGTCAAGGTACAGCAGCCGCAACGAAACAGATTGTGTACCACTCAGTCTCCCATCCGAGTTCAGCCAAGTTTAGAATTTTAAGGTTAGAACGACTGTATATActggaaacgttttttttcccccacaactgCCATTGTTGCATACAAGTAACCCAACTTTGACATACTAGTAAGACGACTCCTAGGGAggtaaaactgcatttgttgaagtATGCGTTACTATGGTACTCGTGAAGCTCTTGTATAGGAAGTAGAATTTTATAAGTCGGACATTTACTTTCAACGTTGTAATACAGCACTTTAGCCACACGAGGGTGCTGTTACTCTCCGAATACGGTATCGTACAGCAGTGTGATGTGTTTGGATGGAATGCCTTGTAAATAAGAAAAACTGGAAACAATTTTGTTTATCGATTAAAAATGTGAtcgatatttattttaatgataaTAGACACGACGTCCATTTTACCAGCAACTGAAATTTACTGGATTTGTTTCGGAGTTGACGTGCTGCTAAAGCCCGAGGCGGTTACACTTGATGTCCCTTATCTAATATGCAGTTCTACTCGACCCATGGAGTTAATTAATTCCCCCTGCATCTTGTTCTCATCatgtttgtggttgtttttgaaaAGAAGTCGTTGGAAAACCTCCACTAAATTTAATGACACGGAGGCCTTGGGTTTGATGTCTGTGATGTACACCGtagcggtttaaaaaaaattgcattgctgGCTTAGTTGCAATTAAACTGATGCAGTTTGATGATGTAGTTAAAGAGCAAAAAGGACAAAGTGCTCTTTCACACTTTCAAATATTTACCTACCATAAAAGGTACTGGGAGTCACGTGGTTACTTTTATTTCCATTCTCATTTGACCCTGTAGGGAGATGTTTGTGTACATCGTCGCCGTGCTGGCCCTGTGGTTTGTCCACAGGTGGTTCAAGGAGTTGAAACGCGTGGCAAACAAGGGAGACAAACATGTCTACATCACCGGCTGCGATAGCGGCTTCGGGCATCTCCTGGCCACACATTTGGATAagctgggcttctgcgtgatcGCCGGCTGTTATACCGAGAAGGGCGAAGATGAGCTAAAGAAGGCCTCCTCTGACCGACTGACTACTCTTCATGTGGACGTCACTAACTCTGCCAGTGTTGCACAAGCCGCTGCTCTCATTGACGGTCTTGTCGGGCAGAAAGGTAAGATATCGTGAGGCCACATCATTAGGTACGCATGGAGAGGGAAGTCAGTACACAATGTTGCATTTATCAAGGTGATAAAGCTGATTTTGGCTTTACACTGTTGGAGATACAGGCGGTTTTCAATGTCCATTATACTGATTGGTTGCAGTTATGTAAATTTGTGAGTTGTTTCTATAGTTGGGATTTGTTTTCAGGACTGTGGGCCGTGGTCAACAACGCAGGCGTCGGTTTGCCGTCGGCCCCCTCAGACTGGCTCACGATTGAAGACTTCAGGAGCATGCTGGACGTCAATCTGATGGGCGTGATCGACGTGACCCTGAGCGTCCTTCCTCTCATCAAGAAGGCTCGAGGCAGGGTGGTGAATGTGGCCAGCGTGTTCGGGAGGCTCAGCCCATTCGGCGGCCCGTACTGCGTGTCCAAATACGGCGTGGAGGCCTTCAACGACAGCTTGCGGTAAGAGCTAACTTAGCAGCAAAGCGTCTCGTCCCTCCCACTGCGAGTGCCGCCTTCATCTCAATTTCATCCCGACTTCAGTTTGAACTTGGCGCCATTTGGAGTCAAGGTTTTGTGCATCGAGCCCGGCTTCTTCAGGACAAACATCACCAACACGGAAGCGCTGGAAAATAACCTGACGAAACTTTGGGACCGATTGCCTCAGGATGTCAAAGATGACTACGGGCCAGACTTTTTGGAGTGTTGTGAGTTTTTTTAGCCTTGAAACTATGCAATTGTGGTAGAAACATAAGACGGTTCTCTGGACTGTTTCAAGCTACATTTTGGAAATCCGTTACCGCTGCTCTGTGCATTTATGTCATTCAGAGTTTCAGTATTAACACAGTAAAGCTAAATTCCTGGCGGACTACTCAAGGGCgatttttctgtgtctgctttcCGCTTCAGCATTTAAAGAGATATCGCAAAAATTCAAAGTGCTGACCGACAGCAACCTGATGAAGGTGGTCGGCTGCATGGAGCACGCCGTGGCCGCCGTCCACCCGCGCACCCGCTACTCGCCCGGATGGGACGCCAAGTTCATCTGGCTGCCTCTGTCCTACATGCCCACCCTCGTCACCGACAGCATCTTCCTCAAAAACAGCCCCAGGATTAAAGCGTCCGTGCTGTAGAATACAATGTGAGTCCTTTCCATGTGGCATTGCCACTTTTATTTGAATACTTAAGCATTGTTATACGTATATATTATGAGTCAAACTCAAGCCAGCGGTGAAAATAATCTTGACGGCCATGCATATGAACGGCTGACATAATCGTGTCTGGTAGCAGTTAGTCGCAATATTGTGTCCTTAAATTCAAAGCAAATGCAATAATATCACTTATGTAAGCGCAGACAGCTGACCTCTCATCCAGAGTCTGGATCTTGGGCTGCTTTGCACGAGATTAATATTCAACTGTTGTTATTGGACTTTGGCCTGACGAGACTTGGGACTCGCGAAGGGGAGGGCCACGTATGTGCCCGGCGACCATTTCAGCTCAATGTATTGTATATCCGAAGCATTTCAAGtctatatttttttgcagtgcTGCATAGATAAGtcgttttaaaacttttttgaccACTAAGTTTGTCCCGACTGAATCGTGtctttgcacaagtgtgcacacaccCGTTTAtagcattcaaactcatgttaaatgggagtcagcacacacatgCCACTATAtttgagtatatatatatatacatagatgttctagtaggcttttttgtcttatttttgctTTCTCAAAGAAGTCTTTGTTTCATGCTAAAACTGAGTGTGGCATCAAACTGTTGGGAATTCCTTTCATCCTGACCACAGCCTCGGTTCCAGCTTCCAGATTTGTCCTAAATGCATTTCAGATGATCCAAAAGGcttttcaacattatttttttgttttcacaaataagcctgaaggttttgttCTCACACAGACTACTATTTTTAACTTTTCATAATCCCTTCCATCTTGACTGCAGCTTCGGTTGCAGTGAATTTACCCTAAATACATTTCAGATGTTCCAgcagcaggttttttttccggactttttttgtgctttttagcAGAAGCCTCTAGGCtctatggtgtttttttttttttttttgtgctgaacAGTGAACCATTTGTTTCAGAAATGTCGTTTTAGAATTGCAGTATGAAATTTTCAACCTTGCTTTCATTGGCCCATAACACATTTTCCCTAagaggttttgaaaaaaattcatcTTGGTCTCAATtttatgtacatttaaaaaaataaattaaaaaaaaaaatcggcccTTGGACTGGGTTGTAAACTTTTTATATCCATTGTCTGGAGCATGCACAATGTATatcaagaaaacaaataaacgtTTTTGTTATAAGTGGACATTGAACCGTGTTTATTGCCTGCTTGGCGTGATGCCGTGAAGTTCATTTTAGGTTGGGATCCTATCGTTACAAAAGAATGCATGTTGCACAAGCCCACACTCGTCTCTTACTTCACTCAAGAGTTGCTAATGAGGAGACAATATTTCAACCCCTTTAGACATGgtaagtgtatttatttttaaactataACCTTACAGCTCTTCAGTGTACAGTATTCACCAAAAAATATGGGAAAGTATATTATGAGgtaactgatttttttcccctttatgtTTGGTCCTGTTTTAATGAACTGTTATTATGTACATACAGCGGTTGAAATaagtcacaatttttttaatcactaaatACATTTCCAGAGGTGCTATTGATGTGAAAATTTCACATCAATAGTATTTTTATTGTAATTAAGATGTAATTATTTTCACataacattcaaatccatttccATATTTAAAGGAGAAATTGGAAAAATGGAATGAACATGATTTTGCATTGACAAAATAGCACATCTGCATGATGTCACTCGCGTTGGTTGCAGCAACTGCAggttgaatgtaaacaaacaactgttGATTCACTGGTGGTCAAGCTGACACTCCCCCACATTGCTCAATGGAGGGATTGCTTTAaatcagcggtccccaacccccgAGGCACGTgtaaaacattaccatagcgacaaGAGAGTGATGCGGCCAGATCGGATGTTCTTCGTGTTTATTATCATGTTACAAAAATACCAGTTTTCATGCAAGTCATAATTCAtatgattttgttgtatttatccggccttaaaggccggcccctgaaaatattgtctgacattagaaccggtccgtggggcaaaaaaggttggggtgGGGACCGCTGATTGAAACCACCTGTCCTATTTAGTCCCTAAACTTTCGGCACCGCTGCCTTTGACCACCGAGCCTTTctcagaacttttttttaatgcaatttagCTCATTGAAACCTCGAAAACcaattttgtaattgtttttgtcCACTCAGGTGACTGAAGGACTGACCTCGGGTATTTTAGAGGTATTTTGATGATTCTCATTCAATTTTAAAGGGCTGAAAATGTTGCCGATAGGAATAAAATGAAAGCTGACGTTTCAGGTTCTGGTGTCTCATCCGGTTTTGACCTCTTTCCTACTTgtggctgcactcgccgccACATGCCGGTTCATTAGAGACTCCTTCAAGGTGGACGCCTTTAACCTCAAGCACGTGCTCATCACAGGCTGCGACAGCGGCTTTGGCAACCTACTGGCCAGGCGGCTGGATGGCAAAGGTTTCCGCGTCATAGCGGCGTGCCTCACCGAGACAGGCTCGGGTGAGCTGGCTCGCTCGGCCTCGCCCAGGCTGAGAACGCTCATCCTGGACGTAACAGACGGCGAGAGCATCAGGAGAGCGCGGGAGTTTGTGAGCAAAGAGGTGGGAGAGCGAGGTGAGCCGGGTGAGGAGCAGAGGGGGCCGCGGGCTGATAGAGTGCCAGTCCGAGTGAGGCGCCGAGAGATAACCTGGTTTGACACCCCGCCTCCTGGCTACTCCTCCTCATCAACTCTTCCTCCTACTGACAAGTTGGATAGATGCTTTTAATGCAATGTGGAGGGAGAGAATAAGTATCCCACACACTCTTCATAGCCGCTGACACATTCAAGCTTTCTATGAGGGCCCGTTTTGCACCCCTAATTGAAGCCGCCGACATACAGTGGACAATATGAATTTGTGTTTTACAGTCATCACGTATAATTTCAAATGTTGCTCTAGCTAAAAAGCGGCGCGTGGATTGTGTTTGTCACAGTGTGTGCAGTCCATTAATGGGTCGATCATTGCCAATATCGGAAACCCTCTCAAGCTCTCTATTCTGTTCTCgattattttctctctttttataTTGTTAATAGATAAACCGGTCTGAATTTCATTccgccacaagagggcaggATTGCAATTGTGTACAATAACAGCATAACTCCACATAATTCCTTTCGGGCCCCTATTGGCGTGCTACAGGTGGGATTTAAAATCtggaaaatataaaatgaataataaatagatAAAGAAAGCGACCCAATGGAGTAACCTTACCTCGACCTCACATCTGCCGCTAATGAGCCTGCTTTTTTCCTCTGCAGGTCTGTGGGGTTTGGTGAACAACGCTGGCCGATCCACACCGATAGGCCCGGTAGAGTGGATGCACTTGGAGGatttcacaaatgttttggaTGTGAACCTGATGGGCGCGGTGGACGTCACGCTCCACTTCCTCCCGCTCCTGAAGAAGGCTCGGGGCCGGGTGGTGAACGTTGCGAGCATTTTGGGCCGACTGGCGCTCATCGGGGGAGGCTACTGTCTTTCCAAGTGGGCGTTGGAGGCCTTCTCGGACGGCCTCAGGTACGCGGACCAGCACCGTTAGTGACAGCAAAGTCCGCCTTCTTTTTTGTTGGAAATGCTGAACTAAACTCAAGACAAAAAGGAATTAATTATACAAAATGTTGTGGATTTCACACAACCACATAGCCTTATGACAATccgtttagcttaatgctaacacacgatGCAAAATATAGACGGGCTCACGAACAGCATTGGTGTCCCGGTGTTACATCACTTTAAGCAACTGATATTTGAACATAAATATTATAGCAACATGTTTAGACAAATCTAACAAAACTTACAGGGAAATATTATTGAGGGAAAATGACTAATACTACTGCCGCTTGAGTTACTTGTGAAATTCTTCTTCACTCTTCTGTGTGGGTCTGtatatactgcccccaggtggccatggGACAATTACCAGGAGGAGGAGCATAATGTCCATTGAACTGAAACACAAAAGATGTTcccaaaaaaactgtcaaattaTTTACATCCTATTTAATGTAATTATggtgagttttaaaaaataaatttaaaaaagtatagGGAAAAATAATCCACAAATAGGAAATAGGTGAATCCATCAGTGACAAGTATACAGGGGGCCTTGCATGAAGAGTgctatttttgtattaaaaaacagattgcaacgatttttttttcggggagAGGGAGCTTGAACCAATTAATGGCATGAAACATGATTTGTGTAGAATATTTTATATATCCCTATATAAACAGTACCTATTGTATATGTGTTAAATGAGTGTGTCACTCTTGGCTAGGCAAGACATGCAGCACTTTGGTATCAAAGTGAGCATCATTGAACCTGGTTTCTTCAAGACCAATGTGACACGGCTGGATCTCATAGAAGCTGACCTCAAAAGGGTCTGGACTCGCCTCCCTCAAGAAACAAAAAGCTCCTATGGAGAGACATACCTTGATGATTGTGAGTAAAAAGTGGGCTCTACgatatgaaaaaacaaacacatttacctctctcacacacataaaGCACTGACAGGTAATTTTCGTCCTATGGTGGTACACTGGATTTCAGTCAACTAAAATGTGTCCAACATTGTGACCTCACAGATGTGAAGGCACAGGCCTTCTCCATGGACATCCTGTGCAGTCCACGCATCTCCTTGGTGACAAGCGGCATGGAGCACGCCTTGACCGCCCGATTCCCCCGCACGCGCTACACCGCCGGCTGGGACGCCAAACTTTTCTGGATCCCGTTGTCCTACCTGCCTTCCTTCGTGTCCGACATGATTATCAGCATGCTTCTACCTTCACCTGCAGCggcgaggaggtgatgaagaggaaCTTGGGTCTGGTCACCCAATTCAAACGTTTATTCAGTCAGGTCTCAGCAGCAGCAATTTTAACTGGACAGGCTTTTTGTCAATGATCAGGGAAAGCAGGTTTTATTTGTGATTGTTTGAGTTGTGAAATGCCTTCACGTTGGATAGAAAATGACTCATCTGCATTCTTAGGGCATGCGTGGCTCAAGGAGATAATTATCAACATAAATTAGCATCCATGCACAAGCATGTTCAAGTATATTGTTTCAAACAATTGCGTCTGTTATTGCAATATCATTGCTAATATAAAAAGATCACAGAGATTAAAAGTCACACAACGAGGGATCacataagaattaaaaaaaagttttgattcAGTCTCTTACATTAGCTCGCTCACATGTTTAAACTGCATGTTTGAGAAATTCATTCCAAATCACCAATATTGAGGTGTGTCGATATAGATTATCTATTTATCTTATGGCAAAGGCAGAAatcataaagattttttttttgttttttgctcccAAGACAATGGAGGTACTGTACATTTTAGAATGCAGCTCATCTTGAACAATGTGTATAAATGCAGAGCTACACACACGGGCTATTTCAAAATCTTATTCTGATTTACAAATATACAACATATTTAATCAACATCTTTATCAGCAGCGTCAGTGCAAAGATATACATATTGTACAtcagaataaagaaaaaaacacaaacgagAGAATTGGCATATGTAATTTCGCAAGGCATAGACGTTTTTCTTCCTCTATCGAaatgtacagtggtgcctttagATGCAAGATAAATTAATTTCGTGACCACGCTCTTAActacaaaacaagaacaaatcatGATTTCCCAATGAAATGAACTGAATATTTGAAGTTCTAAGAGTCATTGCTATCAACTACAGCAAtggcattttgtattttgtgttagcaTGAAGATAGCAAAAggttatgtggttgtttttcatACACGGATGTAtaattattttagttttgtgttcaatttgacagtaaacttcaagtgGGAGTGGCCTTTAACGGCTTGAAGCCCCTTTTTTTGAAATACAGGAATTCTTTCTGCTGAACAGCAGCTCATTtaggtcactcgtatctcaaggcaccactacaTTGTATATATCTCATGAATATAACAATtcggttttttttaattccccacaggctgcataaaaaaataaattctgtgcaAAGTGTGATTCCCCGTCGGTGAGGGCGGGGTTATACGTCACTGTCCTCTTTAACGAGAGTGGCCGTGTCTTTGAAACTGTCCTCGGTTGGTGAAAAGGTgctgggatgatgatgatggtggtggtgatgatgatgatgatgatccctCCTCCTTTGAGGTTTGGGCGGTGGGGCAAAGGGCTCCGGTGTAGAGGGGTTGCCGCCTCTGCTTCCTTCGGACTTGTCGTCCCTCatctgtcaaagaaaaaaaagaagataaaaataaaatttgatgaagtcctgtcatttttgttttgttattacgTTTCTAATGGATTCTTTTTATAATTCAAAATCCAGCCTAACTCACCTTGGAGTAGGACTGGTTTTCAAATGGGCTGCTGGGCTTGAGTTTGCGCTTGAATAAGCTCCACCTTGACTCCTTATAGAAAAGTTACACTCATCACACATTAATTGACGTATTTTgtacatagagagagagaagagaagagactgACTTCAATAGGTTTGGTCGACGTGTTTACAAGGTCCCCGCTTAGCTCTGTGTGATACACCGGGTTCACAAAGTTGTTCTGTAATTTCTCGCCACTCAAGTTTACGGTCACCTGTTCATgagcaaaaaaagtgaaatgttagTTTTGTGTACACGTCTGAAGAGCAAATGAATAATTGCTGGGCAATTAGAAAGGTTTTTAAAGATAACTAAGTGGAAATGAGATTTGTCAACTATTCCTACTGACTGTTCTCAAAACAATTTGATCGATTAGGTTTACTCGGGGGAAAAAATTTGCAATGATTGTTATGAAAATAATGTCGCCTAAGTCTTACCCCACGTAAACATTGAAGTTCTGAAACATTCTAAAAACAGCTAATGGCTAAGACTGTATGCTAATGTGACTTCCGGCTTTGTGTGTCAGGCATTTGAGGTGCGCTTGTGTACCTGCGAGGCATGGATGACTGCTGGGTCAGCGGCCATGGCGGCTGTGTTAGCATACAACGGATTCTCAAAGGTGACAGGATGCCTCGCCACTTCCATGGCAAAATGATCATCCTACGTTGACATTGGACGACcatgaataaaaagaaataattcattcccacacacatagtcaacaatttttttcctttaaggGGACAAACAGTAGGGCTAATTTACAAAGTAACCGCCCCCGCACTGAGCTTTTCCACCCATGACTTAAGACGGCTAGGCTGTGTGAAGATTCAGAGCCAACACTAAATCACAAAGAACCACCATCTTTCCCCTACTGGTATTTCTACTTTGTTATCATGTGAAAcgcaaaaggtaagca
This window contains:
- the rdh1 gene encoding retinol dehydrogenase 1; its protein translation is MVTEGLTSGILEVLVSHPVLTSFLLVAALAATCRFIRDSFKVDAFNLKHVLITGCDSGFGNLLARRLDGKGFRVIAACLTETGSGELARSASPRLRTLILDVTDGESIRRAREFVSKEVGERGLWGLVNNAGRSTPIGPVEWMHLEDFTNVLDVNLMGAVDVTLHFLPLLKKARGRVVNVASILGRLALIGGGYCLSKWALEAFSDGLRQDMQHFGIKVSIIEPGFFKTNVTRLDLIEADLKRVWTRLPQETKSSYGETYLDDYVKAQAFSMDILCSPRISLVTSGMEHALTARFPRTRYTAGWDAKLFWIPLSYLPSFVSDMIISMLLPSPAAARR
- the LOC127612170 gene encoding retinol dehydrogenase 7-like gives rise to the protein MFVYIVAVLALWFVHRWFKELKRVANKGDKHVYITGCDSGFGHLLATHLDKLGFCVIAGCYTEKGEDELKKASSDRLTTLHVDVTNSASVAQAAALIDGLVGQKGLWAVVNNAGVGLPSAPSDWLTIEDFRSMLDVNLMGVIDVTLSVLPLIKKARGRVVNVASVFGRLSPFGGPYCVSKYGVEAFNDSLRLNLAPFGVKVLCIEPGFFRTNITNTEALENNLTKLWDRLPQDVKDDYGPDFLECSFKEISQKFKVLTDSNLMKVVGCMEHAVAAVHPRTRYSPGWDAKFIWLPLSYMPTLVTDSIFLKNSPRIKASVL